In Ooceraea biroi isolate clonal line C1 chromosome 1, Obir_v5.4, whole genome shotgun sequence, the genomic stretch CAATACACAGAACTTCCAGAATACtccgattaaaaaaaattgttttttacataaaatattttatttaagaaaatattatatcctTGTAAAAATTGGAAGTGGAAGTAAACGTTATTGTTAGCTGATTACCGATTCTCAGTAACATTGCATCCGTTGCATTATCTATTATGCATTCTCGTGTGCTCTCGCCTCATCCTTTCTGCGAGCTGCACACATGTGTTCTACGTAGTCGCGCGTGTATTCACGCCGCTACTCACGTAGACGAGACGTGTTGTTCGCGAAACGCGTGTAACGCGTACAGTTTTCCTTCCTGCATAGTATATGTACGCATTCTCGACGATAGATGCTCCATCAACGCAGTATACTCGTAGTCAACGAACTGAACTTGTCGCTCATGttgaaagataaatatctGCGAAAGTACTTTATATGCAATGTGGTGCCTAATCCCTTCtgaattttagtttttaatcatagaaagataattttatagcCAATTAGATCAGATCTAGTTTACTAAAGCGTGaaactaaatttataatacattagcTTTAACATGATTGTATCTTttggtttattttattatttaagattatTTTAGATTTGAATTGTTTAACgtttttggaaaaaaggatTAGACGTATGCCGATTGTGATGAAATCTCTGATCAACATGTGCACGAAGTTAGTATGTCAGCATACGAATGTGCAAGCGCACACAAGATGCGGAAAATGTGGCTGCATCAGTCGTGCATCTGCTTGCCTGCGCGTGAAAGAATTCCTTCTCGCTCGCCGAATGTTTGCAAATGCCTGCATGCTGCATATTCCGTTTCTTCACCTGGAAAGAATATATACGCGACCAGGATGCACCAGGCGTCGCAATGATTTCTCGCCGCAGGCCTAGAATCGTCCGCGATTGTCCGTAATTATCACGGGCGTTATTTTCCGCACTTGAAAGGAATGATGGATTATGATCATACGTtgtatttcaaattaaaactACCAATTAtggataacaattattaagatattagTACATACACATTTCGGTATATCGGGCATATTTTCTAATGCTGTATATCATGTATGCATGCCGCGATCTTTTGGAAAATCACTGGAAATCCAAATCAGCTGAATTTATCATCAACGGCGTATGGCGCGAGATTTTCACGGCAGTACGGCGGGAATTTCTccaaacaataataaaaggaGATCGAAAAGCGCATTCCGGGATATCGCGAGCGCGTGTCCGCTCGCTAATAGAGCGTAACACAAACGAGAGTAGGAGAgatcgcacgcacgcatgtatTTCTCCGGTATTTGGCGCACATCCTGGACCCATCCCCCTCATTCTTAAAAGAAAGCGCGAGATACTCGTTGAGCGCATCCAATTAACAACCGCGCCGTGATAATACGGCCGACACGATAAAACGTGCACGTTCGCTCACTTGCGCGCCTCGCGAAAAGGATGTGCTGTTATAAAGTGGAAACGATAGTAAATAGCGTGCCGTTAGAGCAAGTCCCCAACAAAATCGGGTTTCCTTTATTCGAGATATGAAATTCGGGTTTCGAGATCCTTCATTCGCGATACGCCTCGGATCCTATTGTACAACAGATGATAACGTAGCAAGGTCGACCGAATTTCCGAAATTTCACTACACAGCCGAGAGCTGTATTGATCGTAGATATTCACAAGAGTATTTATGTTCTCTCGATAGCTGGCTTGAAAGTATTGATTTTTCAAGAGAAATGTCATGGATTCTTTtaccaattattaattatagattatGAATATTCGATATTCATAatcgaatattatatttaagactGTCTTAAGTTCATCTTCAGATGTTACGGATGTTGTAcggatcatttcattggccaCGGCATATCTGAAGATATATTTAACACGGTCTTTTAAATATAGGATCCGagtatgaataccggccaaaGTCATTAGACTTCGAGTCATTAGacaaacaaaaagagaaagttaTGGCCGGTATTCGTAATCTGTTCTTATATTATGGTCAtcttaaatatgattttaagtTATTTGTTAGCTAATCAGAAAGCTGTTGATAGCTGTTAATATCTAAATAAGGTGTGCTTAAGACTGTTTCGTtgtaagaacggactatgataCCGGCCTAAGTGAACCCTTACGAAATTTTAGTGCCAGACAAGTATTCGCGCGCAATTTTACttcgaaaagaaattaatgtttatagtTGGTGACCGAGGGTTAGTGGGTACTGTTGGGTCAGATTTCAAGATACTGATAAACTGTTaacgcaatataaaatatcattaatactGGACTGTGACTCGAGCTCGTACGAAAGAGCAAACGATGACACACACGAAAGGACGGGCATTGCACAGACAAACGGATAGAGTTCTCGTTACAATGACGCGCAGTACAGACGTGGTGAGCAGGAAGCGACATCCGGTCAATCGGTCTCTCTGGCCGGATCACGATACGGCCGCGTATTTCGCACGTCGTTCTCTATTTCACTGGGAGTCATCACAGAGGGCCGCGTCACACTGCTAATGGTTAACCATGTTGGAATCATTCGTCTGGTTTCATCATGTCTCTGTCGATGTGTCAGCGGAGCGAAAATTATACCTAAATCAGTCTGCCCCTAACTGACAGAGTGCGTTCTTCGGAACTCATTCTCTCAGAAttgagaatatttttatcagtTTTGAGTCTTTTGCTTTAAAACATCATGCGATATTTAAAATGATAAGAGATTAAAGATGAGAAGCGATGATgagtcttttaaaaaatatattaataaataataaaattatattctttgtCTTACTTTGGTTTTGATATATGCAGACATGAATGAAAACGGAAATACTGGACACGCATAATTGAACCGGTAATCGAATTTGAGAATTCTTTCATTTGTCAGGTGATTATTCTTGTTAGTACCTTCTCTCCctcacacacgcgcgcgcgcgcgcgcgcggataatcTTGAAGGAAAAATGTTCTAAACTCTTAATAAAAAGACGAGATTAAGTTTGATCAGGTCTTTATCTAGGATCTTTTATTTGCTAGATTATCGCTCTCGCCACTAGTTACAACGCGCAGTTTATTGCACGCTTATAAATCTAATCGTGCTGCATCTAGGAATATGATTTTGATGatagattatattaaaaatatataatgttaacaACTGGGAAGTTGGAACAAACGATAATCCTGTTCCTCGATATTTTCTCTACGATTCGCACGACCAACATCGATAGATCGCGATCTACGCGATGCTGTTAAATGCTATTAGAAAGGTGCGTCCTAATGTATCGTCGTGAGAATGGAAGCTCGAGCCAAGACGAGGAAGAGGGTGAAGGCTGCAAGGGAGAGACCGACCGACTGGTTGCTCGTTCTTTCTCGTTATCGGAGAGGCGTGACCGCGCGAGGTCACTGATAAACGATAACGAGTAggggctctctctctttgctttaTCGACGTGCACGGCCGACGACGTGCGCGCGAAACTACGAGGCCGGCGAAACGCGATCGCTTTCTAAAATAGTATGAGGAAATCGATCGAGGCCAGCATGATGGTTGCATCGATATTAAGGCTCCTCGCTTCTTGCCGCGgtcatattaaattatgacGTCAAGAacgaaaaatgatataaactGTCTTCCCTCTTACATTGTATATCGAAATGAATTATTCTTTCTCGCGTACTCTCCTCCTTTTCCAGAACATAGAGCGGTGAAATAcgctaaaattttatttgtttttatagtCAGTAAACAAAGGTGTAATTCAATCTGCATATATCTTTTATGGTTTAAGCAGAAATACGGTTGTTCTGCTATGCCAAGCTTTATAGCGATTATTCTGCGAAAGAGATTCTAAAGCCGGTATCAGTATTGGAGATTGAGATTACGATTTGATCAACCAACATGCGTAATCTGACAGGCATATCTTAAGAGTTCAGTTTAGTCAAATGGCGATAATGAAATGCaagatacaatttattttaacataaaacgTAAGAATATTGAGTAATAAATCGTGTAAATTATTCACGAAAatgtgatattaaattatgaagttttctctatttttttaataaattgttatctGTTTTATTACGCAGaggaaataatatattcgcaCTCATATTTAGTTGAATTATTATCACAGATAACAGAGCGTAAGATGAGTACTAatcattttcaaaatactAAGCCAAGAATGTGCATTTCTTTGCTCTAAGAGATAAATCATGGCAAACATGGCAACGATCATCAAGTTATTACGTGATAAGAGCGCATCGTTAGAGTCTATCGATTTGAATGACGGCATCACGTCAAAATTGATAAGCATGATATACATCATGTTTAATTTCTCTTCATTTCCTTTCCTAATCATTTAGTATTTCCGCACAACTATTTTGATCAAGAGACAGAAAATTTCTGATAgctttctattaaaatattcttctagaatatttttcatatagatttctttatttagaTTTCTTACATAGTTCGatcagaataaatatttttattgcattatcaAGTCatgatttgaaataaaatatactgaGATTTTCAAATCTTGTTTATATCAGTTTTTGGTTTATAATCTAGAAGAAACCTATTTcctttaaaaaagttttttttagttattttacTACATTgttagcaattttttattacaaatgttaTCCTGCCCTCAAGGCAAAAAGATTTCTAGACGTACGTCACAAGTAATCGAGGCTAAatgaaatgaataatattttaattataaatattattaatcataagttaataattacaagttaataatgacaatttgaaacttaataaaaattctttgaatTTTCAGAATACAAACGGGCCGAGGCCGACGTACGTGGGCGCCAACAATGGTAACGCTGGCGgcgccggcggcggcggtggcggcggcggtggtggcggcggcggtggcggtgctGCTAGTGCCGGGGGTGTTGGTGTGGGACCTGCTGCCGGTGcgggtggtggcggcggtggcggcggcggcggtggtagCGGCGGCCACGGATTGAAGGGAAATGCAGGCGGCGGACCACGCGGTGGCAATCCAGTGCAGTATCGTGCgagcggtggcggtggcggtggcggtggtgcaGCCGCCTGGAGCACAGCGCCGTCGCacgcggccgcggccgcggccgcggcggcagcggcgtcCGGCGCGTATCCGCCTTACACGCGATACCCGAGCGCAACGGCGACAGCAACCGCGGTTGGCGGTGGTCCCCAACAGCTGCCCGCCACAAATCCGTTCGTCACCGCGACATACGCACAACACGCGACGGTGAGTCTCGCGTCACCTGTCCGCCGGAGCATTCCCTcatcttctcttcctcttcccccTTCCCGAAAGCGCGATATCGATCAATGGTATGCTGACTTTTAACATGCCAGAATCGACATGGATCATGGCACAACTTAAAATTGTTGCGGTAAACAGTTTGGATGTAAAGAAATGAATCGTTTCAGTAAGTGCTCGGTGCTCCACATgatatttaaatcgaaatgAATTGCACCTTGATCTCGATTGCAGGTCCTATTTAGGATTCCTTGAGGAAACATGTTAGATTCTCGAAGAAGCTTCATTTAACCGCGAAAATTTGAGAATTTGTATCCGTGCATTGAATTATGACATTATTATGTCGTAACGCTGTGCTATCATGTTGATTACTATGTTGTAACACAAATTCTGCCATTACTTTGTGTTTCGACATTTGATTtagtaaagaaaaattagtATAAAATCAGTGCTTATTGTTCCTCTTGGAGTATCTTGTCAATatgattttaatgtaattttaatgttgTAGTACGGTGGACAGCGTGTGCCTACAGCTTCATCCCCGGCAAACACTAATAGCAGCTCAAGCAGTGCTACCGGCAGCCAAAGCGGGACAATGAGCACGAGTCTCAGCAATAATGCTATGCAGGGTCAACAGGCGGAGCAGCTGTCGAAAACGAACCTATATATTCGTGGCCTCAACCAAAACACGACTGATAAAGACCTCGTTAATATGTGTTCTCAGTAAGTAATCGTTATATTACTGGCATTTGATCCTTGTATATCTcgtatatctttatttatcaaGATAATTAATCGAGAACATGCATTTTTCGTTAAAAGAccagataaatatattgttaatacaaatataaatatatagttattaattgcgatttgtttaaaaaatatctattaataaaaaccGAACTAGAATTGGAAATTGTACATTATTAGGGAagtaaattatacattaagTGTATGCAAGAGTTCTAGTCTTTTTTTCAGCGCTATGGTATTATcaaacttgaaataaaattttgcctttttacatttttggaGAATTGGCATCGAAATTTGTAAAACGTCTGTcatgatttaaattatttcttatatcacgataaatataactttgaaaaacaatagtgaaCGCGATGAGCAATGAAAAGCTTTGGATAtgctttatacatattttctgCATTCAGCAAACCATTTTGGATTTGGGGAAAATTGTTCCGTATATAAAGTATTCATTCAATTGGATTCATTCGCCTTAGGATTACCATTTATTCCAATCGATACTTTTTAACTGGATATTTTCGGGATGTGGCTGTAATACGAAAAAACTTTTCGCAACGGGATTCGAAATCGCAGAAAATAGTAGAAAACGAGAGCAGATGAGTGAATTGTATTGCATATACTGCATGTAAAGTGAAATGTGCAAAATGTTCAAAACATTTGCATATACCTAATATATTGATagttgataaatttattattaataaatatgtattgaaGCTGGAGTTTAAtatttagtaattattttttatattaattacattaattacatattatatatttagtaattaattatgtattaatcaatattaagcttattttatatattaatagcttttctaatttatagtaaatctatagtaaataagtaattaagCTGCAAATACAAGTATGTTACACTGAAATCCGATGTTTTTGCAGATATGGAACTATCACTTCTACCAAGGCAATTTTGGATAAgaatacaaataaatgtaaaggtaattaatcatatttattttttttcatatttaattgatcaaaTCTCTAGAGCCAAGTTTCTCCTCACCACTTTGCGAATAGACGTTTCTTAGAAATGTGTCATCTGTATCACTTTAATGTATACATTGATGTAATGCACACGGACGATCATGTTGttactaaaaataattgaatattgtcccacaattttcttgaaaaaaaaaaggaacattatttaaaatgttacgATTGTGTTGCAGGTTATGGATTTGTCGACTTCGAGTCACCGATGGCGGCAGAGGGTGCTGTGAAAGCACTGGTCGCCAAGGGCATTCAAGCGCAGATGGCGAAAGTGGGTATCTGGTTGCTCCGTAGACTGGACAGTGTACGTGGTTGTGCATGCAAGTACAGAGTAATACCAGAGTAACAGTAaacccttctctttctctttctttctctttcattctatctctctctttctctctttctctttctctttctctctatctctctagCTCCTGTCTCTCTGTTTTTGTTTCTATCATTTTTCATCCCGGCCCGTCTGTTGCGTTGTGTTACGTTTTTCATTTGTCTCTTTATCCCCCTTTCTCGTTACCACTATTTATCCGCGCGTACTCGTCGCCAGGCCGATCGAAACCGCATACTTCAATTTTTTCACGCTGCTTTCGATTATAAATATGAAGCGCGACATGTCTTTGATGTtaatttcttccttcttcaatGTTGGCAATTTTATCTACAATTGGACACacggaataaatattatacagttAATGTCTcggtaaattatataattatttt encodes the following:
- the LOC105280482 gene encoding protein alan shepard isoform X2 codes for the protein MSVRMENVAAPRKMNYKMMNTNGPRPTYVGANNGNAGGAGGGGGGGGGGGGGGGAASAGGVGVGPAAGAGGGGGGGGGGGSGGHGLKGNAGGGPRGGNPVQYRASGGGGGGGGAAAWSTAPSHAAAAAAAAAAASGAYPPYTRYPSATATATAVGGGPQQLPATNPFVTATYAQHATYGGQRVPTASSPANTNSSSSSATGSQSGTMSTSLSNNAMQGQQAEQLSKTNLYIRGLNQNTTDKDLVNMCSQYGTITSTKAILDKNTNKCKGYGFVDFESPMAAEGAVKALVAKGIQAQMAKVGIWLLRRLDSQQEQDPTNLYIANLPVNFKENDVEAMLAQYGQVISTRILRDTSGQSKGVGFARMESKEKCEQIIQIFNGKALTGAKDPLLVKFADGGNKKKSLFKGTIWRETGENMTLNYDTSGVGQNGVAATHMLPAATLTQYSRHYGQALPGYGVPGPHWMGTHYLVPSAPHMQQVDMIPSADPSNPQYSMIPQLTTQMSTLHLGTGSYIASPHPYPYTTYPAPSIIHTMPLGESEQTSNAASPDESYQQYQAQQPK
- the LOC105280482 gene encoding protein alan shepard isoform X1, whose protein sequence is MSVRMENVAAPRKMNYKMMNTNGPRPTYVGANNGNAGGAGGGGGGGGGGGGGGGAASAGGVGVGPAAGAGGGGGGGGGGGSGGHGLKGNAGGGPRGGNPVQYRASGGGGGGGGAAAWSTAPSHAAAAAAAAAAASGAYPPYTRYPSATATATAVGGGPQQLPATNPFVTATYAQHATYGGQRVPTASSPANTNSSSSSATGSQSGTMSTSLSNNAMQGQQAEQLSKTNLYIRGLNQNTTDKDLVNMCSQYGTITSTKAILDKNTNKCKGYGFVDFESPMAAEGAVKALVAKGIQAQMAKVGIWLLRRLDSIEQQEQDPTNLYIANLPVNFKENDVEAMLAQYGQVISTRILRDTSGQSKGVGFARMESKEKCEQIIQIFNGKALTGAKDPLLVKFADGGNKKKSLFKGTIWRETGENMTLNYDTSGVGQNGVAATHMLPAATLTQYSRHYGQALPGYGVPGPHWMGTHYLVPSAPHMQQVDMIPSADPSNPQYSMIPQLTTQMSTLHLGTGSYIASPHPYPYTTYPAPSIIHTMPLGESEQTSNAASPDESYQQYQAQQPK
- the LOC105280482 gene encoding protein alan shepard isoform X3 gives rise to the protein MSVRMENVAAPRKMNYKMMNTNGPRPTYVGANNGNAGGAGGGGGGGGGGGGGGGAASAGGVGVGPAAGAGGGGGGGGGGGSGGHGLKGNAGGGPRGGNPVQYRASGGGGGGGGAAAWSTAPSHAAAAAAAAAAASGAYPPYTRYPSATATATAVGGGPQQLPATNPFVTATYAQHATYGGQRVPTASSPANTNSSSSSATGSQSGTMSTSLSNNAMQGQQAEQLSKTNLYIRGLNQNTTDKDLVNMCSQYGTITSTKAILDKNTNKCKGYGFVDFESPMAAEGAVKALVAKGIQAQMAKIEQQEQDPTNLYIANLPVNFKENDVEAMLAQYGQVISTRILRDTSGQSKGVGFARMESKEKCEQIIQIFNGKALTGAKDPLLVKFADGGNKKKSLFKGTIWRETGENMTLNYDTSGVGQNGVAATHMLPAATLTQYSRHYGQALPGYGVPGPHWMGTHYLVPSAPHMQQVDMIPSADPSNPQYSMIPQLTTQMSTLHLGTGSYIASPHPYPYTTYPAPSIIHTMPLGESEQTSNAASPDESYQQYQAQQPK
- the LOC105280482 gene encoding protein alan shepard isoform X4 encodes the protein MSVRMENVAAPRKMNYKMMNTNGPRPTYVGANNGNAGGAGGGGGGGGGGGGGGGAASAGGVGVGPAAGAGGGGGGGGGGGSGGHGLKGNAGGGPRGGNPVQYRASGGGGGGGGAAAWSTAPSHAAAAAAAAAAASGAYPPYTRYPSATATATAVGGGPQQLPATNPFVTATYAQHATYGGQRVPTASSPANTNSSSSSATGSQSGTMSTSLSNNAMQGQQAEQLSKTNLYIRGLNQNTTDKDLVNMCSQYGTITSTKAILDKNTNKCKGYGFVDFESPMAAEGAVKALVAKGIQAQMAKQQEQDPTNLYIANLPVNFKENDVEAMLAQYGQVISTRILRDTSGQSKGVGFARMESKEKCEQIIQIFNGKALTGAKDPLLVKFADGGNKKKSLFKGTIWRETGENMTLNYDTSGVGQNGVAATHMLPAATLTQYSRHYGQALPGYGVPGPHWMGTHYLVPSAPHMQQVDMIPSADPSNPQYSMIPQLTTQMSTLHLGTGSYIASPHPYPYTTYPAPSIIHTMPLGESEQTSNAASPDESYQQYQAQQPK